One genomic segment of Gemmatimonadaceae bacterium includes these proteins:
- a CDS encoding M20/M25/M40 family metallo-hydrolase: MKLRVSVIRSLFCAFVLTASHNVFAQQTVSAPPIADRYRANATRLIAAALADSVAYNRLARLTDTFGHRFSGSASLEAAIDWILAEMKRDGLQNVRGEKVMVPRWVRGNESAMLVSPRRYRLHMLGLGRSVGTPPAGITVPVLVVGSFDEFARRQAEAKGKIVLFDAPFVSYGETVRYRGRAASTAARAGAVAALIRSIASNSIQNPHTGAMSYDTTVARIPAAALSVEDAMMLHRMSDRGEKIVVTLKMEAKTLPDAPSRNVIAEIVGSEKPDEVVVIGGHIDSWDVGQGAMDDGGGSVAAWEVVRLIKDLGLRPRRTIRVVLWTNEENGSRGALAYRDTHAHELDKHVLAMESDAGVFKPLGYRVTGPDSAVAIVRDIASLLAGIGATSAEAGGPDVDVGPLAERGVPAASPIVDGTRYFWYHHSDGDTIDKLNPREMSECVAVNGGAGLHRRGHAWHSRAGGSDARWLAISPRRVRQALTSPAPRPFPTGPRS; this comes from the coding sequence ATGAAGCTTCGCGTGTCGGTCATCCGAAGTCTCTTCTGTGCTTTCGTGCTGACAGCCAGCCACAATGTATTCGCTCAGCAGACCGTGTCGGCACCTCCGATTGCTGACCGCTACCGGGCGAATGCGACACGATTGATTGCTGCGGCGCTCGCTGACAGTGTCGCCTACAACCGGCTTGCGCGTCTGACGGACACATTCGGCCACAGGTTCAGCGGCTCGGCGAGTCTCGAGGCTGCAATCGACTGGATTCTCGCCGAAATGAAGCGTGACGGCCTCCAGAATGTGCGCGGCGAAAAAGTAATGGTCCCGCGCTGGGTTCGCGGCAACGAATCGGCAATGCTGGTGAGCCCGAGACGCTACCGGCTGCACATGCTGGGGCTCGGCCGAAGTGTGGGAACGCCCCCGGCAGGAATTACCGTCCCAGTGCTCGTGGTCGGCAGCTTCGATGAATTCGCCAGACGACAAGCCGAAGCGAAAGGAAAGATCGTTCTGTTCGACGCTCCGTTCGTCAGCTACGGCGAGACAGTGAGATACCGTGGGCGTGCGGCGTCGACGGCTGCGCGAGCGGGCGCTGTCGCGGCGCTCATCCGAAGCATCGCATCGAACTCGATTCAGAATCCGCACACGGGGGCGATGTCCTATGACACCACCGTCGCGCGAATTCCGGCGGCTGCGCTCAGCGTGGAGGACGCCATGATGCTCCACCGCATGAGCGACCGCGGCGAAAAAATCGTCGTCACGCTCAAGATGGAAGCAAAGACATTACCCGATGCTCCGTCACGAAACGTTATTGCTGAAATTGTCGGATCCGAGAAGCCGGACGAAGTTGTGGTGATTGGCGGCCACATCGACTCCTGGGATGTTGGACAAGGCGCAATGGACGACGGCGGCGGGAGCGTCGCGGCGTGGGAAGTGGTGAGGCTGATCAAGGACCTCGGCCTGAGGCCGCGGCGGACGATACGCGTAGTTCTGTGGACGAACGAAGAGAACGGCTCGCGAGGTGCGCTCGCTTATCGCGATACACACGCGCACGAGCTCGACAAGCACGTGCTCGCGATGGAATCGGATGCCGGGGTGTTCAAGCCCCTCGGCTACCGCGTCACAGGCCCCGACTCCGCCGTTGCCATCGTGCGCGACATCGCCTCTCTGCTCGCCGGCATCGGTGCAACGAGCGCCGAGGCGGGAGGTCCGGACGTTGATGTCGGGCCGCTTGCGGAAAGAGGGGTTCCTGCAGCGAGCCCGATCGTGGACGGGACGCGCTACTTCTGGTATCACCATAGCGACGGCGACACGATCGACAAGCTCAATCCGCGCGAGATGTCGGAATGTGTCGCAGTGAATGGCGGTGCTGGCCTACATCGTCGCGGACATGCCTGGCACTCTCGGGCGGGTGGCTCCGACGCCAGGTGGCTAGCTATTTCGCCGCGACGGGTCCGTCAGGCTTTGACGTCACCGGCGCCCCGGCCGTTTCCAACGGGGCCACGAAGTTGA